Proteins from one Patescibacteria group bacterium genomic window:
- a CDS encoding B12-binding domain-containing radical SAM protein, which produces MLIVAIEPRAPGLHIFTQAYTPRIGLPRLLTQAQNLGHSCFIFCEELRSSQIDWGYVACADVVMISSTTSTAPRSYQLARQIRKMNPRVPILGGGPHFTFECQEALDNGIDYVFRHWADRSFFQWLGWFQSLTEPGRLSADDLISLSQIGGLAFKIGSQMHKTGMPEQVHPDTWPTPDLGLIRGYKPRFITLITSEGCDHNCEFCSEWAMHGARYRSRSPEKVMRDIAYYRRVYGNVPIFFGDDNIAADLKNDDGLVIAFGHDRLRNLCQMIIDWGLEGVYSGQVRLALADHPEVLEVMTMAGFDRVYIGYESINPDNAKATGGKLDFSRMEEQTANFHKCGISVHAMWVLGFDHDTLDTVKRTVQAAIRWRIDTNQFLVLMPLPGSPLRTRLKREGRIIHNDWEKYDGHHTVFFPKLMKPWELHAAVMLEAMPKGYNLWQTADIYLVSNWRTFRRWLAHKAPHPKVEFKSHIVTLVLRVVGLNVVMRAKKEARDYLKQLQELRIVR; this is translated from the coding sequence ATGTTGATCGTAGCGATTGAACCCCGAGCTCCTGGACTGCACATTTTCACTCAGGCCTATACCCCTAGGATTGGCCTGCCTAGACTGCTCACTCAAGCCCAGAATTTGGGGCATAGTTGCTTCATTTTCTGTGAAGAGCTGCGTAGTTCTCAAATCGATTGGGGATATGTGGCTTGTGCTGATGTGGTCATGATCTCTTCCACCACCTCTACTGCGCCGCGGTCTTATCAGTTGGCCAGACAAATCAGAAAAATGAACCCACGGGTACCGATTTTGGGTGGTGGTCCACACTTTACCTTTGAGTGTCAGGAGGCGCTCGACAATGGCATAGACTATGTCTTTCGTCACTGGGCTGACCGAAGCTTTTTCCAGTGGCTAGGCTGGTTTCAGTCGCTTACAGAACCCGGCAGGCTGTCGGCTGATGATTTGATCAGTCTTTCTCAGATCGGAGGCTTGGCTTTCAAGATCGGCAGTCAGATGCACAAGACGGGGATGCCGGAGCAGGTTCATCCTGATACTTGGCCGACGCCTGACCTTGGACTGATTCGTGGTTACAAACCCCGGTTTATCACTTTGATCACATCGGAGGGCTGTGACCACAACTGCGAGTTTTGCTCAGAATGGGCAATGCATGGAGCCAGATACCGCTCCCGTTCGCCGGAAAAGGTGATGAGGGACATTGCTTACTATCGTCGGGTATATGGTAATGTACCCATCTTCTTTGGCGATGACAACATCGCTGCTGACTTGAAAAACGACGACGGGCTAGTGATAGCCTTTGGTCATGATCGTCTGCGTAATCTCTGTCAGATGATTATTGACTGGGGGCTGGAAGGGGTCTATTCTGGTCAGGTTCGTCTGGCCTTGGCTGATCATCCCGAGGTGCTTGAAGTCATGACCATGGCCGGTTTTGACCGGGTCTACATTGGCTACGAGTCTATCAATCCGGACAATGCCAAAGCCACTGGTGGCAAGCTGGATTTCTCCCGTATGGAAGAACAGACAGCCAATTTCCATAAGTGTGGAATCTCTGTCCATGCTATGTGGGTGCTTGGTTTTGATCATGATACGCTTGACACAGTCAAACGTACTGTCCAGGCGGCTATCAGATGGAGGATAGACACCAATCAATTTTTGGTGTTGATGCCTTTGCCAGGTTCGCCACTTAGGACACGCCTCAAGAGAGAAGGTAGAATAATCCACAATGACTGGGAGAAGTATGACGGACATCACACTGTATTTTTCCCTAAGCTGATGAAACCTTGGGAGCTGCATGCGGCAGTGATGCTGGAAGCTATGCCCAAGGGTTACAACCTCTGGCAGACTGCTGACATCTATTTGGTCAGCAACTGGCGGACTTTCAGGAGATGGCTTGCCCACAAGGCACCTCATCCCAAAGTGGAGTTCAAGAGTCACATCGTGACTCTTGTCCTTAGGGTGGTGGGTCTCAATGTGGTGATGCGAGCCAAGAAGGAAGCAAGGGATTATCTCAAGCAACTCCAAGAGTTGCGGATTGTGAGGTAG